A single window of Syntrophotalea acetylenica DNA harbors:
- a CDS encoding potassium channel family protein, with protein MKRFCVIGLGNFGFHVAKTLYEEGHEVIAIDLNQDKVQRIKNSSSYAIFGDASNKEFLKGQGVGEMDAVILSTGERSHLSTLITLHLKEMNVPRILVKAIDEDHGRILEKVGATDIIFPEKDMAIKTAKGLCSSNILEFIPIAEDYSITEVAPPNHFIGKNLINLDLRRKYHVTVIGIRDMLTGDFNTLPPPTHVIKDSDLLVVIGKAEDVEKACQNK; from the coding sequence ATGAAACGATTTTGCGTCATAGGTCTGGGGAATTTCGGTTTTCACGTCGCCAAGACCCTTTACGAGGAAGGTCATGAGGTCATTGCCATCGATCTCAACCAGGACAAGGTCCAGCGCATCAAAAACTCATCGTCCTATGCCATCTTCGGAGATGCTTCCAACAAGGAGTTTCTCAAGGGCCAGGGGGTCGGGGAAATGGACGCGGTGATCCTTTCTACCGGCGAGCGTTCCCACCTGTCGACTCTGATCACCCTGCACCTGAAGGAAATGAACGTCCCGCGTATCCTGGTCAAGGCCATCGATGAGGACCATGGACGCATTCTGGAAAAAGTCGGCGCAACCGACATTATCTTTCCGGAAAAGGACATGGCCATTAAAACCGCCAAGGGCCTTTGTTCCTCCAATATCCTCGAATTCATTCCCATCGCCGAGGATTATTCCATCACCGAGGTGGCGCCGCCGAACCATTTTATCGGCAAGAACCTCATCAATCTCGATCTGCGCCGCAAATATCATGTCACCGTGATTGGCATCCGCGACATGCTGACCGGCGATTTCAACACGCTGCCGCCACCGACCCACGTCATCAAGGACAGTGACCTGCTGGTGGTGATCGGCAAGGCGGAAGATGTGGAAAAAGCCTGTCAGAACAAATGA
- a CDS encoding peptidyl-prolyl cis-trans isomerase: protein MKSVAFARHAVRGNPCRGFYALALLFFLLPAACSSPEKLPSQVLLTVNDRTVSLERFQHEFEQLLPRDRALPEQEEQALRRSFLAQLIDHQLLLGEAANLHLSVSARELGKAVQNHLGQYPPGEFERTLAKKGLSADAWKQLLQEELLVEKVLQRMIRDKIKVDETDISAYFEANRQSFSRPEQVRARQITVADETQGRKVLGMLRQGLPFDEAARRYSVSPDAAQGGDLGLFARGEMPEAFDAAVFGLPVGHVSDLVKTEYGYHIFLVEAHRPPSQPALETVRQEIVALLSRQQEERLYQEWLQTLRQKASIEVDWALL, encoded by the coding sequence ATGAAATCTGTTGCATTTGCCAGGCACGCCGTTCGCGGGAATCCCTGCCGGGGGTTTTACGCCCTTGCCCTGTTGTTTTTTTTGCTGCCGGCGGCCTGCAGCAGTCCGGAAAAGCTGCCTTCCCAGGTGCTGTTGACGGTTAACGACCGCACGGTTTCGCTGGAGCGGTTTCAGCATGAGTTCGAGCAGCTTCTGCCCAGGGACCGCGCTCTTCCGGAACAGGAGGAGCAGGCCCTGAGACGATCCTTTCTGGCGCAACTGATCGACCACCAGTTGCTACTGGGCGAAGCCGCCAACCTGCATCTGAGCGTTTCCGCCCGGGAGTTGGGGAAAGCGGTGCAAAACCATCTTGGTCAATATCCGCCCGGCGAATTTGAACGGACACTGGCCAAAAAGGGTCTTTCGGCCGATGCGTGGAAACAGTTGCTGCAGGAAGAGCTGCTGGTCGAAAAAGTGCTGCAGCGGATGATCAGAGACAAGATCAAGGTCGACGAAACAGACATTTCCGCTTACTTCGAGGCCAACCGGCAGAGTTTTTCACGTCCCGAACAGGTAAGGGCCCGGCAGATTACCGTTGCGGATGAGACCCAGGGTCGCAAGGTCCTCGGGATGTTGCGCCAGGGCCTGCCTTTTGACGAAGCGGCGCGTCGTTATTCCGTTTCCCCCGATGCCGCACAGGGCGGAGATCTCGGGCTTTTCGCACGGGGTGAAATGCCCGAAGCATTTGATGCCGCGGTATTCGGTCTGCCTGTTGGTCATGTCAGCGATCTGGTCAAAACCGAGTATGGCTACCACATTTTCCTGGTCGAGGCGCATCGGCCCCCTTCGCAGCCCGCGCTGGAAACGGTACGCCAGGAGATCGTCGCCCTGCTGAGTCGGCAACAGGAAGAACGTCTGTATCAGGAATGGCTGCAGACCCTGCGGCAAAAGGCCTCTATTGAAGTCGACTGGGCCTTGTTGTAA
- a CDS encoding efflux transporter outer membrane subunit, with product MRVEKMETKSSFWRRCVPRWADKVAGMLGLLLLTGCLAVGPDYTPPETSMPEAWQQGQDITLTPERAVTVAWWSSFGDPLLDGFIEQAARHNLDVRQAVARIREARASLGVARGEWWPRADAEGSAVRQRSSENGLYGAGASTETLYSAGLDASWEIDLFGRISRSTEAARAEFMASEEDRRDVLISVFAEVARTYFDIRTYQARLTATQGNIESQQQVLKLTRSRFRNGLATGLDVAQAEQVLAASQAEVPPLQVGLTRSINTLAVLLGQAPGTLSGQLRQPAPIPVPPPQVAIGVPAELLRQRPDIRRAERQLAAQTARIGVAKADLYPRLSLSGVFAFEAIDAGDLLRGGSRAFGFGPTLRWLLFDGGRVRAQVAVQDARTEQALLTYEQSVLNALNEVENALSQYLNQRTRLAALERSVQAAQRSLKLATRLYRDGLVDFQNVLDAQRSLFANENQLAAARGNTSIYLVQLYKALGGGWDPAENLATEKSLEPPSEEKK from the coding sequence ATGAGAGTTGAAAAAATGGAAACAAAAAGCAGTTTTTGGCGTCGCTGCGTACCGCGATGGGCCGATAAGGTCGCCGGCATGCTGGGATTATTGCTGCTGACCGGCTGTCTCGCCGTCGGTCCGGATTACACGCCCCCCGAAACCTCCATGCCCGAGGCCTGGCAACAGGGGCAGGATATCACCCTGACCCCGGAACGCGCTGTAACCGTTGCCTGGTGGAGCTCCTTCGGAGATCCGCTGCTCGACGGATTCATCGAACAGGCTGCGCGCCACAATCTGGATGTTCGGCAGGCCGTGGCCCGTATCCGCGAAGCGCGCGCCAGCCTTGGCGTGGCGCGGGGAGAATGGTGGCCCCGGGCCGATGCCGAAGGCAGCGCCGTGCGTCAGCGTTCCAGCGAAAACGGTTTGTACGGAGCCGGTGCCAGCACCGAAACCCTGTACAGCGCGGGACTCGATGCCAGTTGGGAGATCGACCTGTTCGGTCGCATCAGCCGTTCGACGGAAGCGGCCCGGGCTGAGTTCATGGCCAGCGAAGAAGATCGTCGCGATGTGCTGATCAGCGTGTTTGCCGAGGTGGCCCGTACCTATTTCGATATCCGTACCTACCAGGCGCGGCTGACGGCGACGCAGGGCAACATAGAATCCCAGCAGCAGGTTCTGAAATTGACCCGTTCGCGTTTTCGCAACGGACTGGCCACCGGCCTTGACGTGGCCCAGGCAGAGCAGGTGCTGGCCGCGTCCCAGGCGGAGGTTCCGCCGTTGCAGGTTGGCCTGACCCGGTCCATCAACACCCTGGCGGTATTGCTGGGCCAGGCCCCCGGGACACTTTCCGGGCAACTTCGGCAACCGGCGCCGATTCCGGTGCCACCACCCCAGGTCGCCATCGGTGTCCCTGCCGAGCTGTTGCGACAGCGCCCCGATATTCGCCGTGCCGAGCGCCAATTGGCGGCCCAGACCGCACGTATCGGCGTCGCCAAAGCGGATCTCTATCCCCGTTTGTCCCTGAGCGGCGTCTTCGCTTTTGAGGCCATCGATGCCGGAGATCTGCTGCGGGGCGGCAGCCGGGCCTTCGGCTTCGGGCCGACCCTGCGCTGGCTGCTGTTTGATGGTGGCCGGGTCCGGGCCCAGGTAGCCGTACAGGACGCCAGGACCGAACAGGCATTGCTCACCTACGAGCAGAGCGTTCTCAATGCCCTCAATGAAGTGGAGAACGCCCTCAGCCAGTATCTCAACCAGCGCACCCGGCTGGCGGCTCTGGAGCGTTCGGTACAGGCCGCGCAACGCTCCCTGAAGCTGGCCACGCGTTTGTACCGCGACGGCCTGGTCGATTTCCAGAATGTTCTCGATGCGCAACGCTCCCTGTTCGCTAACGAAAATCAGCTGGCTGCCGCGCGTGGCAACACCTCCATCTATCTGGTGCAGTTGTACAAGGCGCTGGGCGGCGGCTGGGATCCGGCAGAAAACCTTGCAACCGAAAAATCGTTGGAACCCCCCTCCGAGGAGAAAAAATAA
- a CDS encoding AI-2E family transporter, whose protein sequence is MAPPSVSVSNVFVTLASLVIVAAGLNAGKVILVPFLLSAFIAILGASPMFWLQRRGLPVWLALTIVMLAVFLAGLLLAGLVGTSVAAFSENLPLYENRLRQLLDTLIAWLDSINIHLSGPALSEAFDPGAVMKLVATLFNAITNMLANGVLVLMTVIFMLLEASGMPAKLRTVLGPSRRFGGFDSFVRNLQHYMAIKTIVSLITGLLVTLVLVVIGVDFPLLWGLLAFLLNYVPNIGSIIAAVPAVLLAMVQLGPWQALFAALGYLAINLIMGNILEPRFMGHGLGLSPLIVFLSLLFWGWLLGPVGMLLSVPLTITAKIALDSHEDTRWAAVLLGPAVLPNQDAVSEKSPPEARHKP, encoded by the coding sequence ATGGCACCTCCTTCCGTCAGCGTTTCCAACGTTTTTGTCACTCTTGCCAGCCTGGTGATTGTCGCCGCCGGGCTGAATGCCGGCAAGGTGATTCTGGTTCCTTTCCTGCTTTCCGCCTTCATCGCCATCCTTGGTGCTTCGCCCATGTTCTGGCTTCAGCGTCGCGGCCTGCCGGTCTGGCTGGCGCTGACCATCGTCATGCTGGCGGTGTTTCTGGCCGGTCTGTTGCTGGCCGGCCTGGTGGGAACTTCCGTCGCCGCCTTCTCCGAAAACCTGCCTTTGTACGAAAACAGGCTTCGCCAGTTGCTCGATACCCTGATTGCATGGCTGGACAGTATAAACATTCATCTGTCCGGTCCGGCCCTGAGCGAGGCTTTCGACCCGGGCGCGGTCATGAAGCTGGTCGCCACCCTGTTCAATGCCATCACCAACATGCTTGCCAACGGCGTCCTGGTCCTGATGACCGTCATCTTCATGCTGCTGGAAGCGTCCGGCATGCCAGCCAAGCTGCGTACGGTGCTTGGTCCCTCCCGCCGATTCGGGGGCTTCGACAGTTTCGTGCGCAACCTTCAGCACTACATGGCCATCAAAACCATCGTAAGCCTGATCACCGGCCTGCTGGTCACTCTGGTGCTGGTGGTGATCGGCGTCGATTTTCCATTGCTGTGGGGCCTGCTGGCGTTTCTGCTCAATTATGTGCCCAATATCGGTTCGATCATCGCCGCCGTGCCGGCCGTATTGCTTGCCATGGTGCAACTGGGTCCCTGGCAGGCCCTGTTTGCCGCCCTCGGGTACCTGGCCATCAACCTGATCATGGGCAATATTCTCGAACCGCGCTTCATGGGGCATGGCCTTGGTCTCTCGCCACTGATCGTGTTCCTGTCACTGTTGTTCTGGGGATGGCTGCTCGGTCCGGTCGGCATGTTGTTGTCGGTTCCGTTGACCATTACCGCCAAAATCGCCCTGGACAGCCATGAAGATACGCGGTGGGCAGCCGTGCTGCTGGGGCCGGCGGTGCTTCCGAACCAGGATGCCGTTTCGGAAAAAAGTCCGCCAGAGGCACGCCATAAACCTTGA
- a CDS encoding TrkH family potassium uptake protein: MKRSLLAVKNLDPGWALILYYACAIVLGGALLTLPIAANGEPLSFLDALFTATSAQCVTGLVVVDTGTRLTLFGQLVVLMLIQVGGLGITTFSVYLFFYLGMGVGIRDRWVIQETLLHTPVDSLRDLVRSIFRYTLVIEAAGAALLAVAFVPRMGWGKGIYSAVFHSISAFCNAGFALYADSMIGYRAEPLVNITLMALIILGGIGFLVIKETFDLSQNRQRSRKRRRRLSLHSRLVFMTSAILIVGGALLIGLLEASASLKSMGAAEGFWVALFQSVTSRTAGFNSIDLNLFEVPTLFLIMFLMFVGASPGSCGGGIKTTSLALFVAIMHSRLKGNPHTNVFRRTLPAAAVNKTLTLVMTALLFIALAVFSLLAVQMQGLPAMASRGAFLEYAFEAVSAFATVGLSLGATAKLVPAGKLIVILLMFIGRIGLLTVAFTMIQRSRKAAVPVHYAEENIMIG; the protein is encoded by the coding sequence ATGAAACGCTCATTGCTCGCAGTCAAGAACCTGGACCCAGGCTGGGCGCTTATTTTGTATTATGCTTGCGCCATAGTGCTTGGCGGCGCCCTGTTGACCCTGCCCATTGCCGCCAACGGCGAGCCGTTGTCATTCCTGGATGCGCTGTTTACCGCCACTTCGGCGCAGTGCGTCACCGGTCTGGTGGTGGTTGATACCGGTACCAGGCTCACCCTGTTCGGCCAGTTGGTGGTGCTGATGCTGATCCAGGTCGGGGGGCTTGGCATCACCACTTTTTCCGTGTATCTGTTTTTTTATCTGGGCATGGGGGTCGGCATTCGCGACCGCTGGGTTATCCAGGAGACCCTGCTGCATACGCCGGTCGATTCGCTGCGCGATCTGGTGCGCAGTATTTTCCGCTATACCCTGGTTATCGAAGCGGCCGGGGCGGCGTTGCTGGCGGTTGCCTTCGTGCCCCGCATGGGATGGGGAAAGGGGATTTACAGCGCCGTTTTTCATAGTATATCCGCGTTTTGCAACGCGGGATTCGCCCTGTATGCCGACAGCATGATCGGTTATCGCGCCGAACCGCTGGTCAATATCACCCTGATGGCGCTGATCATTCTCGGCGGCATCGGCTTTCTGGTCATCAAGGAGACCTTCGATCTGAGCCAGAACCGCCAGCGGTCGCGGAAACGCCGCCGGCGGCTGTCTCTGCATTCGCGCCTGGTATTCATGACCAGCGCCATTCTGATCGTTGGGGGCGCCCTGCTGATCGGCCTGCTCGAAGCCTCTGCATCCCTGAAATCGATGGGAGCAGCTGAGGGGTTCTGGGTAGCCCTGTTTCAATCGGTCACCTCCCGCACCGCCGGTTTCAACTCCATCGACCTCAACCTGTTCGAGGTGCCGACCCTGTTTCTGATTATGTTCCTGATGTTTGTCGGTGCCTCGCCGGGATCTTGCGGCGGGGGTATCAAAACCACCAGCCTGGCGTTGTTCGTGGCCATTATGCACAGCCGCCTCAAGGGCAATCCCCATACCAACGTATTTCGTCGCACGCTGCCCGCGGCGGCCGTCAACAAAACCCTGACCCTGGTCATGACAGCCCTGCTGTTCATCGCTTTGGCGGTGTTTTCCCTGCTGGCGGTACAGATGCAGGGCCTGCCGGCCATGGCCAGTCGCGGCGCGTTTCTGGAATATGCCTTCGAGGCCGTTTCGGCTTTTGCCACCGTCGGCCTGTCTCTCGGTGCCACCGCCAAACTGGTGCCGGCCGGCAAACTGATTGTTATCCTGCTGATGTTCATCGGGCGCATCGGTTTGCTCACCGTGGCTTTCACCATGATCCAGCGGTCCCGCAAGGCAGCCGTTCCTGTGCACTACGCCGAAGAGAACATCATGATCGGCTGA
- a CDS encoding SurA N-terminal domain-containing protein, which produces MKHFFLIAAALMLAATPLAAETISRIAAIVNQDIITTAQLDREVDTLLAAEGQDEVSATQRDALRGKILDKMIEDLLLRQRIEKLGLRVSEQDIEQAINDVQAQNNITREQLQEALVAQGMTFETYRERLRQQLLNFKLVGREIQGQVEVTNAEMRDYYRAHMEDFRTEPYIRLSRMTFRLTAGHGFAEVEAMRGRAEAARNELLEGKDFHEILMQHATTPGVDGGDMGEIPEGTLSDSFNRAVSDLSAGQVSGVIETAEGFHILRLEERSTGETRTFESVRDQIRDKLLEDKRASALSEWTRNLRDSADIEKRL; this is translated from the coding sequence ATGAAACATTTTTTTCTTATAGCCGCCGCGCTGATGCTGGCCGCTACGCCGCTGGCGGCCGAAACCATCAGCCGCATTGCCGCGATTGTCAACCAGGACATCATCACCACCGCCCAGCTTGATCGGGAAGTCGACACTCTGCTCGCCGCCGAGGGCCAGGACGAGGTTTCGGCAACCCAGAGGGACGCGCTGCGCGGCAAGATCCTCGACAAAATGATCGAGGATCTGCTGCTTCGCCAGCGCATCGAAAAGCTCGGCCTGCGGGTCTCGGAGCAGGACATAGAGCAGGCGATCAACGATGTTCAGGCACAGAACAATATCACCCGCGAACAACTCCAGGAGGCGCTGGTCGCCCAGGGAATGACGTTTGAGACATATCGCGAGCGCCTGCGCCAGCAGTTGCTCAATTTCAAGCTTGTCGGCCGGGAGATCCAGGGCCAGGTCGAGGTCACCAATGCGGAAATGCGCGATTACTATCGCGCCCATATGGAGGATTTTCGCACCGAACCCTATATCCGCCTGAGCCGCATGACCTTCCGACTCACCGCCGGGCACGGTTTCGCGGAGGTCGAGGCCATGCGCGGCAGAGCCGAAGCGGCCCGCAACGAGCTGCTTGAGGGGAAGGATTTCCATGAGATCCTGATGCAGCATGCCACGACCCCCGGGGTGGATGGCGGCGATATGGGGGAGATCCCCGAAGGCACCCTGAGCGACAGCTTTAACCGGGCAGTCAGTGACCTTTCGGCTGGCCAGGTTTCCGGCGTCATCGAAACCGCCGAGGGATTCCATATCCTGCGCCTGGAAGAACGCAGCACCGGCGAAACCCGCACCTTCGAATCGGTCAGGGACCAGATCAGAGACAAGCTGCTGGAAGACAAACGCGCCTCAGCCCTTTCCGAGTGGACCCGGAATCTGCGTGACAGTGCCGATATCGAGAAACGTCTGTGA
- the pdxA gene encoding 4-hydroxythreonine-4-phosphate dehydrogenase PdxA — MRQPLILTMGDPTGVGPEIIARAWLEGHFETVNRPLLTAGDPGILHRAACLYDADCVLTESREGPASHMLVGKGRRMAIRALSRLPAGQLVAGRPDAACGRAMLDYITWACDRCLAGEAAAMITGPINKQAILAAGCDAPGHTELLARRCKVDKVVMMLGGSRLKVCLVTTHLAIRDVPAALNRDEILSTIRIADAAFRRFFACSRPRLAVLALNPHAGEGGRFGDEESRIIAPAIDAARRLGISASGPHSADALFHFAVRGDYDAVICMYHDQGLIPLKLLHFEDGVNTTLGLPIIRTSVDHGTAYDLAGTGKADCRSLVEAVKMAARMAPAGL; from the coding sequence ATGCGCCAGCCCTTGATCCTGACCATGGGCGATCCGACGGGTGTCGGTCCGGAAATTATCGCGAGGGCCTGGCTCGAAGGTCATTTCGAGACGGTAAATCGTCCCCTGCTGACAGCCGGGGACCCGGGGATTCTGCACCGGGCGGCCTGCCTGTATGATGCCGACTGCGTTCTGACCGAAAGCCGCGAGGGACCGGCCAGCCACATGCTGGTTGGCAAGGGCCGGCGGATGGCGATCCGCGCCCTGTCGCGCCTGCCTGCCGGGCAGCTGGTCGCTGGCCGGCCGGATGCGGCCTGCGGTCGGGCCATGCTCGATTACATCACCTGGGCCTGCGACCGCTGCCTTGCCGGGGAGGCGGCAGCCATGATCACAGGGCCCATCAACAAGCAGGCGATTCTGGCCGCCGGTTGCGACGCGCCCGGTCACACCGAGCTGCTGGCCCGCCGCTGCAAGGTCGACAAGGTGGTGATGATGCTCGGCGGCAGCCGCCTCAAGGTCTGCCTGGTCACGACCCATCTGGCCATCAGGGATGTCCCCGCGGCGCTGAATCGTGACGAAATTCTTTCCACCATACGTATTGCCGATGCTGCCTTCCGCCGCTTTTTCGCTTGCTCCCGGCCGCGTCTGGCAGTGCTGGCCCTCAATCCCCATGCCGGGGAAGGCGGCCGTTTCGGCGACGAGGAATCCCGCATCATCGCCCCGGCCATCGACGCGGCGCGCCGCCTTGGCATCAGCGCCAGCGGCCCCCACAGTGCCGATGCCCTGTTCCATTTCGCCGTTCGCGGCGACTACGACGCGGTCATCTGCATGTATCACGACCAGGGGCTGATTCCGCTGAAGCTGCTGCATTTCGAGGACGGCGTCAATACGACGCTGGGCCTGCCCATCATCCGCACCTCGGTCGACCACGGCACGGCCTACGATCTGGCCGGCACCGGCAAGGCGGATTGCCGCAGTCTGGTCGAGGCGGTGAAAATGGCCGCCCGGATGGCCCCTGCGGGGCTGTAA
- the uvrA gene encoding excinuclease ABC subunit UvrA, with product MSKTIIIKGACEHNLKGIDVTIPRDKLVVITGVSGSGKSTLAFDTLYAEGQRRYVESLSAYARQFLEQMSKPDVESIEGLSPAISIEQKTTSKNPRSTVGTVTEIYDYLRLLFARVGRIHCHGCGKEIASWTVQQMVDRIMTLPENTRLLLLAPIVRGRKGEYRKEMRQLQADGFVRIRIDGEMRELGEDIVLDKNKKHTLEVVVDRLVMRPGIESRLADSLETALRLAGGIVRVEEVDGESRLFSEQHACADCGISYPEITPRMFSFNNPYGACPDCSGLGTRMYFDPEEVVPNPELSLREGAVVPWETRTGFYYHQLLEALADHYGFDINTPFARLPERIRQILLYGSGKEQVRFFYDQGERRHYFEKPFEGIIPNLERRYRESDSDRVRENLERFMNVMPCPTCQGARLRPESLFVRVGGSNIQEVCALSIHEAERFFAELRLTDKEFEIARRILKEIRERLSFLTYVGLDYLSLDRASGTLSGGEGQRIRLATQVGSALVGVLYILDEPSIGLHQRDNRRLIDTLKRLRDLGNTVLVVEHDEETILEADHVIDMGPGAGVHGGEIVSQGTPQEILDDPSSLTGRYLSGALTIPLPAERRRGERSLRIVGARENNLKGIDAAIPLGVMTCVTGVSGSGKSTLIIDTLFKALSQRLYRSRDKAGRVDDIRGLEHLDKVIDIDQSPIGRTPRSNPATYSGVFTEIRDLFAQLPEAKLRGYKPGRFSFNVKGGRCEACQGEGILKIEMHFLPDVYVQCEVCKGARYNRETLEVRYKGKNIAEVLDMTVNQALVFMENIPRIRNKLEMLRDVGLGYIKLGQSATTLSGGEAQRVKLAKELGKRGTGRTIYILDEPTTGLHFADIHKLLDVLHRLVDAGNTVVVIEHNLDVIKTADHIIDLGPEGGSRGGEIVVCGTPEDVARCSASYTGRYLRPYLNL from the coding sequence ATGAGCAAAACCATCATCATCAAAGGCGCCTGCGAGCATAACCTCAAGGGCATCGACGTCACCATCCCTCGGGACAAGCTGGTGGTGATCACCGGCGTGTCCGGATCGGGCAAGAGCACCCTGGCCTTCGACACACTGTATGCCGAGGGCCAGCGACGCTACGTGGAGAGCCTTTCGGCCTATGCCCGGCAGTTTCTCGAACAGATGTCCAAGCCCGACGTTGAAAGCATCGAGGGTTTGTCTCCGGCCATTTCCATCGAGCAGAAAACCACCTCCAAAAATCCGCGTTCCACCGTCGGCACCGTTACCGAGATCTACGATTACCTGCGGCTGCTGTTCGCCCGCGTCGGCCGTATCCACTGCCACGGTTGCGGCAAGGAGATCGCCTCCTGGACGGTGCAGCAGATGGTCGACCGTATCATGACCCTGCCGGAAAATACCCGACTGCTGCTGCTGGCTCCTATCGTGCGTGGCCGCAAGGGCGAATATCGCAAGGAGATGCGTCAGCTGCAGGCCGACGGTTTCGTGCGCATCCGTATCGATGGTGAGATGCGGGAACTCGGCGAGGACATCGTCCTGGATAAAAATAAAAAGCATACACTGGAGGTGGTGGTCGACCGTCTGGTGATGCGTCCCGGCATCGAAAGCCGCCTGGCCGATTCGCTTGAAACCGCCCTGCGCCTGGCCGGTGGCATTGTGCGGGTGGAGGAGGTCGACGGAGAAAGCCGCCTGTTTTCCGAGCAGCATGCCTGCGCCGATTGCGGCATCTCCTATCCGGAAATCACGCCGCGCATGTTCTCCTTCAACAATCCCTACGGGGCGTGCCCGGACTGTTCGGGGCTCGGTACGCGGATGTATTTCGATCCCGAGGAGGTGGTTCCCAACCCGGAGCTTTCTCTGCGCGAAGGCGCCGTGGTGCCCTGGGAGACCCGCACCGGTTTTTACTACCATCAGCTGCTGGAAGCACTGGCCGACCATTACGGGTTCGACATCAATACCCCTTTTGCCCGCCTGCCGGAGCGCATACGCCAGATTCTGCTGTACGGCTCGGGCAAGGAACAGGTGCGTTTTTTTTACGATCAGGGCGAGCGGCGCCACTATTTCGAGAAGCCCTTCGAGGGGATTATCCCCAATCTGGAGCGGCGCTACCGTGAATCCGACTCGGACCGCGTGCGGGAAAACCTCGAACGCTTCATGAACGTCATGCCCTGCCCGACCTGCCAGGGTGCGCGTCTGCGTCCGGAATCCCTGTTTGTGCGGGTCGGCGGCAGCAACATTCAGGAAGTCTGCGCCCTCTCCATCCATGAGGCTGAGCGTTTTTTCGCGGAACTGCGCCTGACCGACAAGGAATTCGAGATCGCCCGCCGGATTCTGAAGGAGATCCGTGAGCGGCTGTCGTTTCTGACCTATGTGGGACTCGACTACCTGAGCCTGGACCGGGCTTCGGGCACCCTGTCGGGCGGCGAGGGGCAACGAATCCGCCTGGCCACCCAGGTCGGCTCGGCGCTGGTCGGGGTGCTGTATATCCTCGACGAACCGTCCATCGGCCTGCATCAGAGGGACAACCGCCGTCTCATCGATACCCTCAAGCGGCTGCGCGATCTGGGCAATACGGTGCTGGTGGTGGAGCACGATGAAGAGACCATTCTCGAAGCGGATCATGTCATCGACATGGGGCCGGGCGCCGGGGTCCACGGCGGCGAGATTGTCTCCCAGGGCACGCCGCAGGAAATCCTCGACGATCCCTCTTCCCTTACCGGCCGCTACCTGTCCGGCGCCCTGACCATTCCCCTGCCGGCGGAACGCCGCCGCGGCGAACGCAGTCTGCGGATTGTCGGAGCGCGGGAAAACAACCTCAAAGGCATCGATGCCGCCATCCCCCTGGGGGTGATGACCTGCGTCACCGGGGTATCGGGCTCCGGAAAGTCGACTTTGATCATCGACACCCTGTTCAAGGCCCTGTCCCAGCGACTCTACCGCTCCCGCGACAAGGCCGGCAGGGTCGACGACATCCGCGGGCTGGAGCATCTCGACAAGGTTATCGACATCGACCAGTCGCCCATCGGCCGCACGCCGCGTTCCAATCCGGCGACCTACAGTGGCGTTTTTACAGAGATTCGCGACCTGTTTGCCCAGTTGCCGGAGGCCAAACTGCGCGGCTACAAGCCGGGGCGGTTTTCCTTCAACGTCAAGGGCGGCCGCTGCGAAGCCTGTCAGGGCGAGGGGATCCTCAAGATCGAAATGCATTTCCTGCCGGATGTCTATGTGCAGTGCGAGGTCTGCAAGGGCGCGCGCTACAATCGCGAGACTCTCGAAGTGCGCTACAAGGGCAAGAACATTGCGGAAGTGCTCGACATGACAGTCAACCAGGCCCTGGTTTTCATGGAAAACATTCCCCGCATCCGCAACAAGCTGGAAATGCTGCGCGATGTGGGCCTGGGCTACATCAAGCTGGGGCAGAGTGCCACCACCCTTTCGGGGGGGGAAGCGCAGCGGGTCAAGCTGGCCAAGGAGCTGGGCAAGCGTGGTACCGGCCGCACCATTTACATTCTTGACGAACCGACCACCGGCCTGCATTTTGCCGATATCCACAAATTGCTGGACGTGCTGCACCGGCTGGTCGATGCCGGCAATACGGTGGTCGTCATCGAGCATAACCTCGACGTCATCAAGACCGCCGATCACATCATCGATCTGGGTCCGGAAGGTGGCAGTCGCGGTGGCGAGATCGTGGTCTGCGGAACGCCGGAAGACGTGGCGCGCTGTTCCGCCTCCTATACCGGGCGCTATCTGCGGCCTTACCTCAACCTGTAA